TAATATGCCCATCTTCGTCAATCAGTTTGGCAATCATTCTGGAAAGCACATGAATAGGATTCGGTACAGCTCCTCCATAAAGTCCTGAATGGAGGTCTCTGTTTGGTCCTTCTATTTCAACTTCTACATAGCTTAATCCTCTTAATCCTGTAGTTACAGTAGGCTGCTCATTGCTGTAAATATGAGTATCTGAGATAAGGATACAGTCACAAGCCAGTTTTTCTTTATTTTCATTAACGAAATCTCCTAAGCTCACAGATCCCACTTCTTCTTCCCCTTCCAAAATAAATTTAACATTACAAGGTAGAGAATTTGTCTTCATCATCGCTTCAAAAGCCTTTAAATGCATGAAAAATTGGCCTTTATCATCTGCTGAGCCTCTAGCAAAAATTGCTCCGTCAGGATGAAGTTCTGTTTTTTCAATATAAGGTTCAAAAGGTGGTTTTGTCCAAAGCTCTAATGGATCTGCCGGCTGAACATCATAATGTCCGTATACCAATACTGTTGGCAGGTTTTTATCTAAAAGCTTTTCTCCAAAAACAATAGGATATCCGTTGGTTTTGCATACTTCTACATTGTCAGCTCCTGCATTTTTAAGATATTCTGCAACAACATCTGCACATTTCAATACGTCATTTTTGTAGGCAGGATCGGCAGAAATAGAAGGAATTCTCAGTAACTCAAATAATTCATCCACGAAACGCTGTTTGTTTTCGTTGATGTAATTTAATGTCTCTTGCATTGTAAAATTTTGTTTTGTTAAAAGTAAAAAAAATGGGGTGCAGGAGCAAACAAAAACATATAATTTTCCTCAGGTTTATCATTATGCAGATTTCTAAGCCTGCTTTCTGTTACTTTGATGTGATGAATTGATGAAATGATAACAGCCCTAGCCCCGATTGCAACATTTGTTTGAGTTTATTTCTGAGTATTGGGCGGGCGGCAAAGCCGCCGCCCAATATTCAGAAATAAGCGAGTGCAACAAGCCGGATAAACTCAAAAAAAATGTCCCACATTTTTGCGGGACATTTTATATGGTGCACTAAAAAATTAGTGTTCAGCCTTAGGAGTCTGAGATCCTTCCGGTATAGGAGTCGTTTCAGAATGTGCTTTATCTTCTTCTTTTTGTTTTACAGCACCTGCAGTATCCGTTTTTGCAGGAGTTTCGTGACCTCCGTTTGCATCTCCTCTATACTTAGACAGGTTATCCTGCTCACCACTTGTCTGCTCGTCATCAGAATATCTTTCAACCCCTTCTTCAAGTTTTAAAGTATTTTTATTTCCTCCGGCTTGTATTTTTTTACAGCTTACAGCGATCGTTGCAACAGCTAAACATATAATGAATTTTTTCATATGTAAAATTTATTTTTTAAATGTCATATGGAATCGCATTATTTTAGCCGGTTATAGTTATTTTAACAGCAAGCGATTTCATGCTTAAATTTTTGATTGCCCAAAATTAAGAAATCCTGCTTTTTACGGCAACATTTTTATAGTGATTTTAAAATTATTTTACCTTTTTTGGATTGTGTAAAAATAAGGTAGTTTTTTCCACCATCTTTAATACCATATTTCTTTTTGATATCTTCAGGTTTTAGTGGGTAATTTTTCGTGATGATATTAAACTGTTCTTTCTTTTTAATCTGCTTAGATTCAATAGATTCCATTTGTAAAATTCTTCCGGGGAAATCTGTATTTTTTTGTTCAGAAGTATAAATATGAGTATTTGGATGAAGTTTTTTCAATTTATATCTTTCTGAGATCAGATTAAAAACGCCTGCCTTTAAAATAGAATTATTGGGAATATAAATGAATTCTTCAGGATCAGAATAGGCGGCAGCACTATTTTCCTCTTCCCCAAATTTAAATGCAAAAACAGATTCACCACTTTCGAGATTGGCACAGGTAACTGCTATTTCATTCTTTTTTTCATTGGAAAGAAAAATTATGACTTCTTTTACATCATTTCTTACTGCTATGATTTCTATCCTGAAAATTTCCGGTAAAGCTGATACAAGATACTTGAGATCAATCAGCGGAGACAGTTTTATGATCACCTGATCAGCTGTAGAAAGCAATTTTTCCTTGATCTGAAGAATATCCGGAGAAAGATCTTCCAGGAGAAAGACTTTATTTTTATTCTGATCTCTTCTTGCAGGATCCAGATAGATAACGTCAAAATGTTCTTTATTGTGAGTCAGGAAATCTTCAAGATTTTGATTGACAAATGAGGCTTTTCTATCTAAAATATTCCAGTTATGTTCTACAATTTTCAATAATTCTGAATTTTGCTCTACTAAAGTAACTTCTTCAAAATTTTTGGACAGATAATAAGCATCAATACCAAAACCGCTGGTCAAATCAATGAATTTCTTTCCTTTAAGAATTTGTGATTTATATTCTGCTGTTTTTTCAGAAGATGCTTGCTCTAAATTGAGCTGTGGCGGAAAAACAATTCCTTCTTTCAGCAGAAAAGGAAATTTTTTCTGAGCGGTTTGTTTTCCTTTGATCTGCTGGACGATTTCCTGCATGGAAACCTCTGGAAACGGGGATTTTTTTAATAACAAAGAATGCAGGTCTGTGTTTAGATTTGCATTGATATAGTTTTGGATTTCTTTATTCAGCATTTTTTTATTTCCACAGATCTCGTAGAATTATCGTTTATAAAAAATATAATCTGTTAATATCGGATCCATCCCGTTCTGTTTCAGGAGAGAATTGATCTGGCCCCGGTGATAGGTTGAATGGTTTACGGCATGGAACAACATATCGAAAATACTGTTTTCAAATTTTGTTCCTTTGGAATTCTGATATTCCACCCTACTATCAAGATCCTGTTCCTGAATGATATCAATACTTTTCAGAAAATTCTGATGGTTAATCTCATTAAGAGATTCAAAGGGGTTGATCTGCCAGACTTC
The Chryseobacterium sp. W4I1 DNA segment above includes these coding regions:
- a CDS encoding dipeptidase produces the protein MQETLNYINENKQRFVDELFELLRIPSISADPAYKNDVLKCADVVAEYLKNAGADNVEVCKTNGYPIVFGEKLLDKNLPTVLVYGHYDVQPADPLELWTKPPFEPYIEKTELHPDGAIFARGSADDKGQFFMHLKAFEAMMKTNSLPCNVKFILEGEEEVGSVSLGDFVNENKEKLACDCILISDTHIYSNEQPTVTTGLRGLSYVEVEIEGPNRDLHSGLYGGAVPNPIHVLSRMIAKLIDEDGHITIDGFYDNVETVSDAERADMNKLKDNPEEFKKSIGLNGVEGEKSYTTLERTSIRPTLDCNGIWGGYTGEGAKTVIPSKASAKISMRLVPYQTPEEITEKFTKYFEKIAPENVKVKVTPHHGGMPYVLPSDTKEFLAAKQAMETAFGKEVLPYRSGGSIPITSMFEKVLGAKSVLMGFGLDSDAIHSPNEHYGLFNFYKGIESIPLFFENYSK
- a CDS encoding class I SAM-dependent methyltransferase, which produces MLNKEIQNYINANLNTDLHSLLLKKSPFPEVSMQEIVQQIKGKQTAQKKFPFLLKEGIVFPPQLNLEQASSEKTAEYKSQILKGKKFIDLTSGFGIDAYYLSKNFEEVTLVEQNSELLKIVEHNWNILDRKASFVNQNLEDFLTHNKEHFDVIYLDPARRDQNKNKVFLLEDLSPDILQIKEKLLSTADQVIIKLSPLIDLKYLVSALPEIFRIEIIAVRNDVKEVIIFLSNEKKNEIAVTCANLESGESVFAFKFGEEENSAAAYSDPEEFIYIPNNSILKAGVFNLISERYKLKKLHPNTHIYTSEQKNTDFPGRILQMESIESKQIKKKEQFNIITKNYPLKPEDIKKKYGIKDGGKNYLIFTQSKKGKIILKSL
- a CDS encoding DinB family protein, with product MKEKLVDLFEYTYHFNKEMIRYISEHISKVDEKTISLINHTLNAQQIWNSRILGEKAFEVWQINPFESLNEINHQNFLKSIDIIQEQDLDSRVEYQNSKGTKFENSIFDMLFHAVNHSTYHRGQINSLLKQNGMDPILTDYIFYKR